The proteins below are encoded in one region of Syntrophotalea carbinolica DSM 2380:
- a CDS encoding flagellar hook protein FlgE, with the protein MALSSALYSGISGMNTNGTAMSVIGNNIANTNTVGFKSSRTVFSDLLASSVNGSGGASQVGRGTGLSTVDNLFSQGTFETTESQTDLAIEGEGLFVVREEGAESLYYTRAGSFSFDGEGFLTNAEGYRVQGKTYVNGVLSSADATDIMVDINAGIEAKMTDKITLSTNLDANEPVITAAFDPNDTTTYNYSNSTTIYDSLGNTHLMTTYFIKSDDNTWDWNVVDENDATLYSSATAGNSLEFDTSGKQISGGTATLGPLTPGAGTASQTINFALKNTTQFANDSQVISQTQNGYGAGNLTNISIDNEGNVLAKYSNGEEIAKSRIVLAKFSSFSGLRKEGASLFSATGESGPPRIGVPGTELGNIFTNALEQSTVDLAAEFVKMITTQRGFQANSKVITTTDEMLSELINLKR; encoded by the coding sequence ATGGCCCTTTCAAGTGCACTTTACAGCGGCATCAGCGGTATGAACACCAACGGCACCGCCATGTCCGTGATCGGCAACAATATCGCCAATACCAATACCGTCGGTTTCAAATCGAGTCGTACGGTCTTTTCCGATCTGCTGGCCAGTTCCGTGAACGGCTCCGGCGGCGCCTCTCAGGTCGGTCGCGGCACCGGACTGTCCACGGTCGACAACCTTTTCAGTCAGGGCACCTTCGAAACCACCGAATCGCAGACCGACCTCGCCATCGAGGGAGAAGGTTTATTCGTGGTACGTGAAGAAGGGGCCGAAAGCCTCTATTATACCCGCGCCGGCTCCTTCAGCTTCGATGGCGAAGGCTTTCTGACCAATGCCGAGGGATACCGGGTGCAGGGGAAAACCTACGTCAACGGCGTCCTTTCCAGTGCCGATGCCACCGATATCATGGTCGACATCAACGCCGGTATCGAGGCGAAAATGACCGATAAGATTACCCTCTCCACCAATCTGGATGCCAATGAGCCCGTCATCACGGCCGCCTTCGATCCGAACGACACAACAACCTACAACTACTCGAACTCGACCACCATTTACGACTCCCTCGGCAACACCCATCTGATGACCACCTACTTTATCAAAAGCGACGACAATACCTGGGACTGGAACGTGGTCGACGAAAACGACGCCACGCTCTATTCCTCGGCCACCGCCGGCAATTCACTGGAATTCGACACCAGCGGCAAGCAGATTTCCGGCGGCACCGCCACCCTCGGCCCCCTGACACCGGGAGCCGGCACCGCCTCCCAGACCATTAACTTTGCGCTGAAGAACACCACCCAGTTCGCCAACGATTCCCAGGTCATCTCCCAGACACAGAACGGCTACGGCGCGGGCAATCTGACCAACATCTCCATCGATAACGAAGGCAACGTACTCGCCAAATACTCCAACGGCGAGGAGATCGCAAAATCCCGCATCGTCTTGGCCAAGTTTTCCAGCTTCAGCGGCCTGCGCAAAGAAGGCGCCAGCCTGTTCTCCGCCACCGGGGAGTCGGGTCCCCCGCGCATCGGCGTTCCCGGCACCGAACTCGGTAACATTTTCACCAATGCCCTGGAGCAGTCCACCGTCGACCTGGCCGCCGAATTCGTCAAGATGATCACCACGCAACGAGGCTTTCAGGCCAACTCCAAGGTCATCACCACCACCGATGAAATGCTCAGCGAACTGATCAATCTCAAACGTTAG
- a CDS encoding HD-GYP domain-containing protein: protein MKTDRDRAIHDFARELATAISTVSLYSAEHAQVERLCRSILANIQKVMAGKDDISLVVIDNELIVDGIPLRGSLHFGRLAQLLALRGIGHVKLIRGVGLEEIRDMVEHLSKRNAEHAVHSTAGIRYGKVGVRFSYNDEESSEVSPGEAVAGASLFDGEISKYREICRGIRKHKTLKVAGIMEIVSGFIATVKSEADPLLALAPVRSSDEYTFTHSANICILNLAQAMALGIDGPVLHDIGIAAMLHDVGKFFIPEEVLNKPGRLDEKDWNFVKQHPLWGAQYLLDTPGVPSLAIITAYEHHLKYDFSGYPVVPASWQQNLCTQMTTVSDFFDALRTKRPYRDALEMEKISALMLEIAGTELNPILTKNFLKIFNRISEMA, encoded by the coding sequence ATGAAAACCGACCGGGATCGGGCCATTCACGATTTTGCCAGAGAATTGGCAACAGCCATTTCGACAGTATCGCTGTATTCAGCCGAACATGCCCAGGTGGAGCGACTGTGCCGTTCGATACTTGCAAACATTCAAAAGGTTATGGCGGGCAAGGACGATATTTCCCTTGTGGTTATAGATAACGAGTTGATCGTCGATGGCATCCCCTTGAGAGGAAGTTTGCATTTCGGCCGGCTGGCGCAGCTTCTGGCGTTACGGGGCATCGGGCACGTGAAGCTGATCCGGGGTGTCGGGCTTGAAGAAATCCGGGACATGGTCGAACATCTCTCGAAACGAAACGCCGAGCATGCCGTTCACTCCACTGCCGGCATCCGTTACGGAAAAGTCGGGGTGCGGTTTTCTTACAACGACGAAGAATCATCGGAAGTAAGTCCCGGCGAGGCCGTTGCAGGTGCGAGCCTGTTTGACGGAGAAATTTCGAAGTACAGGGAAATCTGCCGGGGCATCAGGAAGCATAAGACACTGAAGGTGGCCGGAATCATGGAGATTGTCTCCGGCTTCATTGCCACGGTCAAAAGTGAGGCAGATCCTTTGTTGGCGTTGGCGCCGGTTCGATCTTCAGACGAATATACATTTACGCATTCCGCGAATATCTGCATTTTGAACCTTGCCCAGGCCATGGCTCTCGGTATAGACGGGCCGGTGCTTCATGACATCGGCATCGCCGCCATGCTTCACGATGTCGGCAAGTTTTTCATTCCCGAGGAGGTGCTTAACAAGCCGGGCCGCCTGGACGAAAAGGACTGGAATTTCGTTAAGCAACATCCTCTATGGGGAGCCCAGTATCTTCTGGATACTCCCGGAGTGCCTTCGTTAGCCATCATTACGGCATACGAGCACCATCTCAAATACGATTTTTCCGGTTATCCCGTCGTTCCGGCTTCCTGGCAACAGAATCTCTGCACCCAGATGACCACGGTGTCCGATTTTTTCGATGCCCTGCGGACCAAACGTCCATATCGCGACGCACTGGAGATGGAAAAAATCTCCGCTTTAATGCTGGAGATCGCCGGAACCGAACTTAATCCGATACTTACGAAAAATTTCCTCAAGATCTTCAACAGAATATCGGAAATGGCCTGA
- a CDS encoding TIGR02530 family flagellar biosynthesis protein, with amino-acid sequence MNERLTILPQPLLPTQATNRSSRSTPGKTAQSFEQTLARQLENPVGFSRHALQRMEHRGIKFSDSELQRLNGAVDLVQTKGGRDSLVLMDNTALVVSVKNRQVVTVLDQTQLKDNVFTNIDSAIIA; translated from the coding sequence ATGAACGAGCGATTAACCATTTTGCCGCAACCCTTGTTGCCAACCCAGGCAACAAACAGGAGCAGCCGTTCGACACCCGGCAAAACGGCACAGTCCTTCGAACAGACACTGGCCCGGCAGCTTGAAAACCCGGTGGGTTTTTCCCGCCATGCCCTGCAACGCATGGAGCATCGCGGCATTAAGTTTTCCGACAGTGAGTTGCAACGACTCAACGGAGCCGTCGATCTGGTGCAGACCAAAGGAGGACGCGACTCTTTGGTGCTGATGGACAACACGGCACTGGTCGTCAGCGTTAAAAACCGCCAGGTGGTCACGGTCCTGGATCAGACTCAACTTAAAGACAACGTTTTCACAAATATCGACAGCGCTATCATCGCTTAA
- a CDS encoding cyclic nucleotide-binding domain-containing protein, with translation MNRRQLPKSFDELQNLDLQKVYEQGKQELLRDYAFRIRLDEADDLESLTSLVFDNVAGLDRWTTAELLEISNRFRLHSAPDREIRLFEESGNAEFRAVPRVREFYLLALNKVGRSAKVITECGRIIAEGGSNGLVCGILGDACSNRMLAAESFARELELVDGIIARVTEQTREDFARHFPGVDLNGITPDRLHSLRRKWLHSAYRAYRHGFEQFSSTFPGFGWLQRTMDLERDLLRQRLAMPNKMKKGSLRRFGTEIRKLKHCLALQPALLRVALEMRGGAESLDFWAHAGYLQLYFVEGCPASDISPLLARLFACLDADFKLKALLHDLQHIRDYTRATADIPGSRLPEADQVNSVLSRMQAVLSELESARERFADGGQRCGAALAEPFRKLLETDSADSTDQFLKRTINFRSLTDNLVPYHIQGGIGRVGARMPDLTINRQVQDDLRFLVTEKILPALPSAERMNPRAALDEIRRLVGSWLGVAKLQNLQSPAHRRFDARSDGLILLSGIDPAMRIGSRSITDLSAAMLLQTGDCRETMYLNGTLFALYQQVQVKQKLAAALTCLEQDAMEEAQRIVGREIPDILRYQLRGGHVAVYIEAISMEAKYQTERLSAEDPTAVERCYGVDGFEAGQPLTRYELENAKLLVAHDDGSTRLIEPRDPVSGKWRPIEHLPVAEGGGIPRIPKSGVRGGSIAEIRLLNLVEEHSLSFLYDSESGKVELCDGFYNELMYDSPYSFGSGPIDTNDLFSCHGLIRAGTRRVRSKDGKLRDRQVYLEFLPHSKTDCAPCLGEGDIPHTFHLMGRLYRGDFQEELRRLEQATSAIPSVLKKMRAWQIRQRTRHLQKQILDQRFVRVLLDLARDRPHLVALEDVGRKHPLINQGLECNSVYLVLCGRFQVFQNGVLLVRNGQPVSPAPGTVLGEISAIQGCLPTATVVGQGVVLRIAREEFLRQLDMNPVFRSIVEELVTERLQLDRLWQK, from the coding sequence ATGAACCGACGACAATTGCCAAAAAGCTTTGATGAGTTGCAGAACCTGGATCTGCAGAAGGTGTACGAGCAGGGCAAACAGGAATTGCTACGGGATTACGCCTTCAGAATCAGGCTGGACGAGGCCGATGATCTCGAGTCTCTCACCTCGCTGGTTTTCGACAACGTCGCCGGGCTCGATCGCTGGACGACTGCCGAACTCCTGGAAATATCCAACCGCTTCCGCCTGCACAGTGCGCCGGACCGTGAAATCCGGCTCTTCGAAGAATCCGGAAACGCCGAGTTTCGGGCCGTTCCCCGGGTCCGGGAGTTTTATCTGCTAGCCCTGAACAAGGTCGGCAGGTCCGCGAAAGTCATCACGGAATGTGGAAGAATTATTGCCGAAGGCGGCAGCAATGGCCTGGTATGCGGCATTCTGGGCGACGCCTGCAGCAACAGAATGCTGGCTGCGGAGAGTTTCGCCCGCGAACTGGAGCTTGTCGATGGGATCATCGCCCGCGTAACCGAACAAACCAGGGAGGATTTTGCCCGCCACTTTCCCGGTGTTGATCTTAACGGCATCACTCCTGACCGCCTTCACAGTTTGCGCCGCAAGTGGTTGCACAGTGCATACAGGGCGTACCGCCACGGCTTCGAGCAATTTAGCTCGACATTTCCCGGATTCGGCTGGTTGCAGCGAACCATGGACCTGGAAAGGGATCTTCTGCGGCAACGACTTGCAATGCCCAATAAAATGAAAAAAGGGTCACTCCGCCGGTTCGGGACCGAGATCCGTAAGCTGAAACACTGCCTTGCCCTCCAACCCGCCCTGCTGCGTGTGGCCCTGGAGATGCGGGGCGGAGCGGAATCGCTCGACTTCTGGGCCCATGCAGGATACCTGCAACTGTATTTCGTCGAAGGCTGCCCTGCGAGTGATATCTCTCCCCTCCTGGCCCGCCTGTTTGCCTGTCTGGATGCCGATTTCAAGCTGAAGGCCCTACTCCACGATTTGCAGCATATTCGTGACTACACCCGGGCAACGGCCGATATCCCCGGCAGCCGGTTGCCGGAAGCCGATCAGGTAAATTCGGTTCTGAGCCGAATGCAGGCGGTGCTGTCCGAACTTGAGTCGGCCCGCGAGCGGTTTGCCGATGGCGGCCAGAGATGCGGAGCGGCGCTCGCCGAGCCCTTTAGAAAACTGCTGGAGACGGACTCCGCAGATTCGACAGACCAGTTCCTGAAGCGAACCATAAATTTCAGGTCATTGACCGACAATCTCGTTCCCTACCACATCCAGGGCGGCATCGGCCGTGTAGGAGCCCGCATGCCCGACCTGACAATCAACCGCCAGGTGCAGGACGACCTGCGCTTCCTTGTTACGGAAAAGATACTGCCGGCGCTGCCTTCCGCGGAGCGGATGAACCCACGGGCCGCACTCGATGAAATCCGCCGTCTGGTCGGTTCCTGGCTCGGTGTGGCCAAGCTTCAGAACCTTCAGTCTCCCGCCCACCGAAGATTCGACGCCCGCTCCGACGGCCTGATTCTGCTCTCGGGCATCGATCCCGCCATGCGGATCGGTTCCCGCTCCATCACCGACCTGAGCGCCGCGATGCTCCTGCAAACGGGCGATTGCCGGGAAACCATGTACCTGAACGGAACGCTCTTTGCCCTCTATCAACAGGTGCAGGTAAAACAGAAACTGGCGGCGGCACTGACCTGCCTGGAACAAGATGCGATGGAGGAAGCGCAGCGGATTGTCGGCAGAGAAATTCCCGACATCCTGCGATACCAGCTTCGCGGCGGGCATGTGGCGGTTTACATCGAGGCGATTTCCATGGAGGCAAAATACCAGACCGAACGGCTATCTGCGGAAGACCCAACCGCCGTGGAGCGCTGCTACGGCGTGGACGGGTTTGAGGCCGGCCAACCCCTTACCCGGTACGAGTTGGAAAACGCCAAACTGCTGGTCGCTCATGACGATGGTAGCACAAGGCTTATTGAACCGCGCGACCCGGTAAGCGGAAAGTGGCGGCCAATCGAGCATCTTCCGGTTGCCGAAGGCGGCGGCATACCCCGGATCCCGAAAAGCGGTGTCCGCGGCGGATCCATCGCAGAGATCCGCTTGCTGAATCTCGTGGAAGAACATTCCCTCTCGTTCCTCTACGACAGCGAATCCGGAAAGGTCGAACTGTGCGACGGTTTCTACAATGAATTGATGTACGATAGCCCGTACAGTTTCGGTTCCGGTCCAATCGACACCAATGACCTGTTTTCGTGCCATGGACTGATCCGGGCGGGAACGCGGCGGGTGCGTAGTAAAGATGGGAAGCTCAGGGACCGCCAGGTTTATCTGGAGTTTCTTCCCCATTCAAAGACAGACTGTGCGCCCTGTCTTGGGGAAGGGGACATTCCTCACACCTTCCATCTCATGGGCCGGCTCTACCGGGGCGATTTTCAGGAAGAACTGCGGCGCCTCGAACAAGCCACTTCGGCCATCCCGTCAGTCCTGAAAAAAATGCGGGCATGGCAGATCAGGCAGCGCACCAGGCATCTGCAAAAGCAGATCCTGGATCAGCGCTTCGTCCGGGTGTTGCTGGATCTGGCCAGGGACCGACCGCACCTCGTGGCATTGGAGGATGTGGGAAGAAAACATCCACTCATCAACCAGGGCCTGGAGTGCAACAGCGTGTACCTGGTTTTGTGTGGACGATTTCAAGTTTTTCAGAACGGAGTACTCCTTGTGCGGAATGGGCAACCGGTCAGTCCTGCCCCTGGCACCGTTCTGGGGGAAATTTCCGCCATCCAGGGTTGCCTGCCGACGGCCACGGTAGTGGGCCAGGGAGTGGTTCTTCGCATTGCCAGGGAGGAGTTTTTGCGGCAGCTTGACATGAATCCGGTTTTTCGAAGCATCGTTGAAGAATTGGTAACAGAGCGGCTTCAACTCGACCGCTTATGGCAGAAATGA
- a CDS encoding AAA family ATPase: MKCPKCGFDSSDNLNFCGRCGERLHTVGDYAPEEPSASAEQNRKPQSASRSDGMAIIRRFLTPQLADKILSARGKIEGERRQVTALFADLKGYTPLSEALGEEAIFKVMERVYEGMITAVLEEEGSVQELTGDGIFALFGAPIALEDAPLRACRAALALQNKLKVLGEQLERELGVRPLARIGIHTGPVIVGTLGTDLRMEFKAVGDTINLASRLESIADPGCVFISATTHRLADPFIVCSCVGERKIKGKKQPQQVYRLESIKEHAVRFDAALQRGLTPLAGRSEELDLLHHYQEKVGRNTLHLVLVIGEAGVGKSRLVHEFKERMQSRRVLFLQSNCTSCGSSISLMPFIHLVKDLFRIQDDDDRSVIKRKLTQGLELFGMDSAAATPYLMTLIGFHETGNALRGLDAKIVGERTREILVDLLRNRSRLTPTILVIEDLHWIDPASEKLLGQMAREKGQMPLLILCTTRPSFTSPWSLLENVREMQLKPLSRESTMHMVRALLDCDTIDESLARVIFQETGCNPLYTEEMTRFLLENGAIRRLGRTATCEFSAGEIEVPPTVLDLLQTRVDRLQEEPKGVLQIAAVIGQRFSPSLARQVSELGDSFDRHLGELEKLGLIFREQAEEQVLYRFKHALLQDAVYNSLLQERREELHQAVAETMERVYTDRLSEWAHTIAYHWGNTRDIGKAVQYLVMAGEKSYWVGAMEEAHERFCKAVDLIEAEPGCVDDLFIADVLLKWTLVFVYRADFKSVLSLLERYLPRMETLGDKKRLSLILSLLAGSYVCVGRGDKAKPLVERAMKLAEESDDLLCIGHAARVLAWLYNYWTSDCGQSDTMVERYYNQAIECAGQTNDIFIFSDITSLMANHLISRGRIVEARAFCSKFIELGQRFRDNRFLSQAQSYHGFINFRDGRYQEALENAEQALQLSPDRLDDLCALAVKGGALARMGKVQEGLEILHKVRDDIVENKFVFLRAPVDMYFGAALVLAGQIQKGVCYLEDAIKYWASLGNYTVPTTTHRILGDIYRWMALGKMKLPFGIVLKNLWFIVRTLPVANRKARRHYQEVVRSARDCHMPSPLARGLYGLGVLSMKGKEFEKARAYLEEAIQIAEGEGLCFAEKVRKTLASIEKCKR, encoded by the coding sequence ATGAAGTGTCCCAAATGCGGTTTCGATAGTTCCGATAACCTGAACTTCTGCGGCCGATGCGGCGAACGGCTCCATACTGTGGGCGATTATGCGCCGGAAGAACCCTCTGCCAGTGCCGAACAAAATAGAAAGCCCCAAAGTGCTTCGCGTTCAGACGGCATGGCCATCATCCGGCGTTTTCTGACTCCGCAGCTTGCGGACAAGATCCTGTCCGCCCGCGGCAAAATCGAGGGGGAACGCCGGCAGGTGACGGCCCTGTTTGCGGACCTCAAGGGCTACACGCCGCTTTCGGAGGCGCTGGGGGAAGAGGCGATCTTCAAGGTGATGGAGCGGGTCTACGAAGGTATGATCACCGCCGTCCTCGAAGAAGAGGGGAGCGTACAGGAATTGACCGGCGACGGCATCTTCGCCCTGTTCGGCGCGCCGATCGCCCTGGAGGACGCCCCTCTGCGGGCCTGTCGCGCTGCCCTGGCCCTGCAGAACAAATTGAAAGTTCTCGGTGAGCAGCTGGAACGCGAACTTGGCGTCCGCCCACTGGCACGTATCGGCATCCATACCGGACCGGTTATCGTCGGTACCCTCGGCACCGACCTGCGCATGGAGTTCAAGGCTGTAGGAGACACCATAAATCTCGCATCCCGGCTGGAGTCCATTGCCGATCCTGGTTGTGTTTTCATCAGCGCGACCACCCACCGCCTGGCCGATCCCTTTATTGTCTGCTCCTGTGTCGGCGAGCGGAAGATCAAGGGCAAGAAGCAACCGCAGCAAGTCTACCGGCTCGAGAGCATAAAAGAACACGCCGTCCGCTTCGATGCTGCTCTTCAGCGTGGACTCACCCCTCTGGCAGGCCGATCCGAGGAGCTGGACCTGTTGCATCATTATCAGGAAAAGGTTGGCCGGAATACCCTGCACCTGGTTCTGGTCATCGGCGAGGCCGGGGTTGGCAAATCCCGGTTGGTACATGAATTCAAAGAGCGCATGCAAAGCCGAAGAGTCCTTTTTCTGCAGAGCAACTGCACCTCCTGCGGCAGCTCCATTTCCCTCATGCCGTTCATTCACCTGGTAAAAGATCTGTTTCGTATCCAGGACGATGATGACCGGTCGGTAATTAAGCGGAAACTGACCCAAGGGCTGGAACTCTTCGGTATGGATTCGGCCGCCGCAACACCGTACCTGATGACCCTGATCGGATTTCATGAAACAGGTAATGCGCTCAGGGGGCTCGATGCCAAGATCGTCGGCGAGCGCACCCGGGAAATCCTGGTCGATCTGCTGCGTAACCGATCCCGACTGACCCCCACGATTTTGGTTATAGAAGACTTGCACTGGATCGATCCGGCATCGGAGAAATTGCTCGGCCAGATGGCCCGGGAAAAAGGGCAGATGCCGCTGCTTATTCTCTGCACCACCCGACCTTCCTTCACATCACCGTGGTCGCTATTGGAGAATGTCAGGGAGATGCAGCTCAAACCGCTCTCCCGGGAGAGTACGATGCACATGGTTCGGGCACTTCTCGATTGCGACACCATCGATGAAAGCCTGGCGCGGGTGATTTTCCAAGAGACCGGGTGTAACCCGCTCTATACCGAGGAGATGACCCGCTTTCTGCTGGAAAACGGTGCCATAAGACGGTTGGGGCGAACAGCGACCTGCGAGTTTTCTGCCGGAGAAATCGAGGTTCCTCCGACGGTTCTGGATCTGCTTCAAACCCGGGTCGATCGATTGCAGGAAGAGCCGAAGGGAGTTTTGCAGATTGCGGCGGTCATCGGCCAGCGGTTTTCCCCAAGCCTGGCCCGCCAGGTCTCGGAATTGGGCGATTCCTTCGACCGACATCTGGGCGAGCTTGAAAAACTCGGGCTGATCTTCCGGGAACAGGCCGAAGAACAGGTCCTGTACCGATTCAAACATGCCCTGCTGCAGGATGCCGTCTACAACAGCCTGCTGCAGGAGCGACGGGAGGAACTCCACCAGGCGGTCGCCGAAACCATGGAGCGGGTGTATACGGACCGGCTGAGCGAATGGGCCCATACCATTGCCTATCATTGGGGAAATACGCGGGATATCGGTAAAGCCGTCCAGTATCTGGTCATGGCGGGCGAGAAGAGCTACTGGGTGGGCGCGATGGAAGAGGCTCACGAACGCTTCTGTAAGGCCGTCGATTTGATCGAAGCCGAGCCTGGGTGTGTCGACGATCTCTTCATCGCCGATGTCCTTCTTAAATGGACGCTGGTATTTGTATATCGTGCCGATTTCAAGAGTGTGCTTAGTCTTCTGGAACGCTACCTGCCGAGAATGGAAACCCTTGGCGATAAAAAAAGATTGTCCCTGATTCTTTCCTTGCTTGCCGGATCGTACGTTTGCGTAGGTCGGGGGGACAAGGCAAAACCGTTGGTCGAAAGGGCGATGAAATTAGCGGAAGAATCGGATGATCTCTTGTGTATCGGCCACGCCGCGCGGGTGCTGGCCTGGCTGTACAATTACTGGACTTCGGATTGCGGGCAATCCGACACCATGGTGGAGCGTTATTACAATCAGGCTATCGAATGCGCCGGACAAACCAATGACATCTTTATCTTCTCTGACATAACGTCCCTCATGGCAAACCATCTAATATCACGGGGCCGTATTGTCGAAGCGCGGGCGTTTTGTTCTAAATTCATCGAATTAGGGCAGAGGTTCCGGGATAATCGATTCTTGTCCCAAGCCCAATCGTATCACGGATTTATTAACTTCAGAGATGGACGGTACCAAGAAGCCCTGGAGAATGCGGAGCAGGCTCTCCAGTTGTCACCTGACCGCCTCGATGATCTCTGCGCATTAGCGGTGAAAGGTGGGGCGCTTGCCCGCATGGGAAAGGTACAAGAAGGCCTCGAGATTTTACATAAAGTACGGGATGATATTGTTGAGAACAAATTCGTTTTTCTCAGGGCACCGGTTGACATGTACTTTGGAGCAGCACTTGTGCTCGCAGGTCAAATACAAAAAGGGGTATGTTACCTGGAGGACGCAATCAAATACTGGGCGTCATTGGGGAATTATACAGTCCCCACAACCACGCACAGAATTTTGGGAGACATCTATAGATGGATGGCCCTGGGGAAAATGAAACTACCTTTCGGCATCGTTCTGAAAAACCTCTGGTTCATTGTGCGAACTTTGCCAGTCGCAAATCGCAAGGCGCGCCGGCATTACCAGGAAGTCGTGCGCAGCGCCAGGGACTGCCACATGCCGTCACCCCTTGCAAGGGGGCTATACGGTTTGGGGGTCTTGTCCATGAAGGGAAAAGAGTTCGAAAAAGCACGCGCTTATCTTGAAGAAGCGATTCAGATTGCCGAAGGCGAAGGGCTGTGTTTTGCCGAGAAGGTCAGGAAGACATTGGCTTCGATTGAAAAATGCAAACGATGA